One region of Priestia megaterium genomic DNA includes:
- a CDS encoding DUF4097 family beta strand repeat-containing protein yields MLNKKKLSVLAGILILIGVIGSLLTYRAIDPEPISKEKVINSNQVSKVNIDTDNTRVHVYPIKGDNIKVTLKGETSPNIKRDFTTDVKNSTLFISYNEQQRSWVNFDIVSVLNPLSINVYLPEKQYNSLGISSNNGYVSVKKLRAADVSVRANNGRVELEDIDSQNLTTSVHNGLTSIKNAAAKTVQAKGNNGKITLSNVQGSLKGETHNGSIALETEELDRDIDFKTNNGKIKITTEKQPSNVQFNVSVDNGKVDILNKYDRDAVIGNGKNIIKLGTHNGNISVIK; encoded by the coding sequence GTGTTGAATAAAAAGAAACTCTCCGTTCTTGCAGGCATTCTCATCCTTATTGGGGTTATAGGAAGTCTCCTTACTTATCGTGCTATTGATCCTGAACCTATTTCAAAAGAAAAAGTTATTAACAGCAATCAAGTATCCAAGGTAAACATCGATACGGATAATACTCGTGTTCACGTGTATCCTATCAAAGGCGATAATATCAAAGTAACATTAAAAGGCGAAACATCTCCTAATATAAAAAGAGACTTCACTACTGACGTTAAAAATTCAACCCTTTTTATCTCCTATAATGAACAGCAGCGCAGCTGGGTCAATTTTGATATTGTTAGTGTATTAAACCCGCTATCCATCAACGTTTATCTGCCTGAAAAACAGTATAATTCATTGGGGATTTCCAGTAACAACGGATATGTGTCTGTTAAAAAATTACGTGCAGCAGATGTTTCTGTTCGTGCAAACAATGGACGTGTAGAATTAGAGGACATTGATTCACAAAACCTGACCACCAGCGTACACAATGGACTTACGAGCATAAAAAATGCTGCAGCCAAAACAGTTCAAGCAAAAGGAAATAACGGAAAAATAACGCTGAGTAACGTGCAAGGTAGTTTAAAAGGCGAAACGCATAACGGAAGTATCGCTCTCGAAACAGAAGAACTTGATCGAGATATTGACTTTAAAACGAACAATGGAAAGATTAAAATTACAACGGAAAAACAACCAAGTAACGTTCAATTTAACGTTTCTGTCGACAATGGAAAAGTCGATATTCTGAATAAATATGATAGGGACGCTGTTATTGGAAATGGAAAGAATATCATTAAACTAGGTACTCACAATGGCAATATTTCAGTAATAAAGTAA
- a CDS encoding HAAS signaling domain-containing protein, with protein sequence MSKSKFLQQLNESLKPLSSKERADILQDYEEHFSIGLEEGKTEEEIVASLGSPNQIAKELLADYHVEQATAKATTQNILRATWAVIGLAFFNVVIVLGPAVALAGFILSAWAIGLCFLLSPILVLGEAIVHLSGFFLFNLFMSLAFCGIGYFIMLGMFVVTKLAIKGFVRYLKYNVSLVKGGLKRVE encoded by the coding sequence ATGTCGAAGAGTAAATTTTTACAGCAATTAAATGAATCCTTAAAACCATTATCCTCAAAAGAACGAGCAGATATTTTACAAGATTATGAAGAACATTTTTCCATTGGCTTAGAAGAAGGAAAAACAGAAGAAGAAATTGTAGCGTCGCTAGGCTCCCCGAATCAAATAGCCAAAGAATTGCTGGCAGATTATCACGTTGAGCAAGCAACAGCTAAGGCAACAACTCAAAATATTTTGAGAGCCACTTGGGCCGTAATTGGTTTAGCTTTTTTTAATGTAGTAATTGTTCTTGGTCCGGCCGTTGCATTAGCTGGCTTTATTTTATCAGCTTGGGCCATAGGTCTATGTTTCTTGCTATCTCCTATTCTAGTTCTCGGTGAAGCTATTGTACATTTGAGCGGCTTTTTTCTCTTTAATTTATTTATGTCGTTAGCATTTTGCGGAATTGGATATTTTATTATGCTAGGTATGTTCGTTGTAACGAAGCTAGCTATAAAAGGCTTTGTACGTTATCTGAAATACAATGTATCATTGGTGAAAGGCGGTTTAAAACGTGTTGAATAA
- the bioC gene encoding malonyl-ACP O-methyltransferase BioC: MINKQLLKKRFNNHAKTYDAYADVQKSMANQLIDQLSTNFFNEEIAILEIGCGTGYLTQLLCEKFPKAAITAVDLSSGMIELAKEKVREDRVSFICGDIEELSIERHYDLIISNATFQWFNSLHTTIKKLYKQLKPTGSLLFSTFGNRTFQELHSCYSHVKQKLGLFSNSSPGQSFFSLEELSQICEQALVPLREHPFKLSKTEELEVQYFPTVKAFFTSIKKIGASNSNEESYCQRPSFFRELINLYENNHRDKNGVKVTYHCLMFNITKTN; this comes from the coding sequence ATGATTAATAAGCAACTTTTAAAGAAAAGATTCAATAATCATGCTAAAACTTATGATGCTTATGCCGATGTACAAAAAAGCATGGCAAACCAATTAATAGATCAGCTTTCCACCAATTTCTTTAACGAGGAAATAGCTATTCTTGAAATTGGCTGCGGCACAGGTTATTTAACACAATTATTGTGCGAAAAATTCCCTAAGGCTGCTATTACAGCAGTTGATTTGTCATCAGGAATGATTGAGTTAGCAAAGGAAAAAGTAAGGGAAGATCGAGTTTCTTTCATATGCGGAGATATCGAGGAACTAAGTATAGAAAGACATTATGACCTTATTATTTCGAATGCAACATTTCAGTGGTTTAATAGTCTTCATACGACAATTAAAAAATTGTATAAACAACTTAAGCCTACAGGCAGCCTGCTATTTTCAACCTTTGGTAACCGTACATTTCAAGAGCTTCATTCATGCTACAGCCATGTGAAACAAAAGCTTGGTCTTTTCAGTAACAGTTCACCTGGCCAATCGTTTTTTTCTCTTGAAGAGTTGTCTCAAATTTGTGAACAAGCATTAGTTCCATTGAGAGAGCATCCATTTAAACTATCAAAAACTGAGGAGCTAGAGGTTCAATACTTTCCGACGGTTAAGGCATTTTTTACATCAATAAAAAAGATTGGAGCAAGTAACAGTAACGAGGAAAGCTACTGTCAGCGCCCTTCCTTTTTTCGTGAATTAATCAACCTATACGAAAATAATCATCGTGACAAAAATGGCGTAAAAGTAACCTATCATTGCTTAATGTTTAATATTACAAAAACGAACTAA
- a CDS encoding type II asparaginase, protein MELKRIIGITCLSSVILFSGPLSLVNASINDSKMTVKHSVKEELPNIKILATGGTIAGSSESSTDTTGYESGALDIKTIIKAVPELKKLANVSGEQVVNIGSQNIDNSILLKLAKRINTLLASKDVDGIVVTHGSDTMEETAYFLNLVVKSDKPVVVVGSMRPATAISADGPLNLYNAVKIASTKEARNNGVLVALNDRIGAARYITKTHTTAVDTFKSPEQGYVGEIAGDQVLFYNKATRKHTTQSLFDVSKLDKLPRVDIIYGYQNDSRNFYDAAVKAGAKGIVVAGAGNGLLSDAALAGARDAVKKGVVIVRSSRVGSGVVTHEESDDKDTFVTSDSLNPQKARILLMLALTKTKDPKKIQEYFNEY, encoded by the coding sequence ATGGAACTGAAAAGAATAATAGGCATCACCTGTTTATCAAGCGTTATCTTATTTTCGGGACCTTTATCATTGGTCAATGCATCTATAAATGATTCTAAAATGACTGTAAAACATTCAGTGAAAGAAGAGTTGCCCAATATAAAGATTTTGGCCACTGGAGGTACGATTGCAGGTTCTTCTGAAAGCAGCACAGACACAACTGGATATGAATCAGGAGCCCTTGATATTAAAACCATCATTAAAGCTGTTCCTGAGTTAAAAAAACTAGCGAATGTAAGCGGAGAACAAGTTGTAAATATCGGAAGTCAAAATATAGATAACAGCATTTTGTTAAAGTTAGCCAAACGAATTAATACGCTATTAGCGTCTAAGGATGTTGACGGGATTGTCGTGACACACGGATCTGATACGATGGAGGAAACGGCTTATTTTCTAAACTTAGTAGTAAAGAGTGACAAGCCTGTGGTTGTGGTTGGTTCAATGAGACCCGCTACCGCTATAAGTGCAGATGGACCGCTAAACTTGTATAACGCAGTAAAAATTGCTTCTACAAAAGAAGCACGAAATAACGGCGTTTTAGTAGCGCTTAACGATCGAATTGGCGCAGCTCGTTATATAACGAAAACACATACAACGGCAGTGGATACGTTTAAATCCCCTGAACAGGGATATGTAGGAGAAATAGCTGGAGATCAGGTATTATTTTATAATAAAGCAACTCGTAAGCATACAACGCAATCACTATTCGATGTATCAAAATTAGATAAGCTTCCTCGAGTAGACATCATATATGGGTATCAAAACGACTCTAGGAACTTTTATGACGCAGCCGTAAAAGCCGGAGCAAAAGGAATAGTCGTCGCAGGAGCAGGAAATGGGCTGCTATCCGATGCTGCTCTAGCAGGTGCTAGAGATGCGGTAAAAAAAGGCGTAGTTATTGTGAGATCCAGCCGCGTAGGAAGCGGGGTTGTGACACATGAAGAATCAGATGATAAAGATACGTTTGTTACATCGGATTCATTAAATCCACAAAAAGCCCGTATTCTTTTAATGCTTGCTTTAACGAAAACAAAGGATCCTAAAAAGATTCAAGAATATTTTAATGAGTATTAA
- a CDS encoding GNAT family N-acetyltransferase, which translates to MSTKRIHLTPFETTHIQYLHKWLNDERAIRMIGRTPLTYEEVVQEVENKRMNNDLILGIESNEKELVGWVFLKDIDYAHGRASIGILLSSESRGHGYGRMAMEQMIDLGFKQLRLNKIYLTTRGINEQAIALYEKIGFVTEGKLRNHAYVDGKYVDTYFMGILASEWNK; encoded by the coding sequence ATGAGTACAAAAAGAATACATCTTACGCCATTTGAAACTACTCACATTCAATACTTACATAAATGGTTAAATGATGAACGGGCAATACGAATGATAGGCAGAACACCTTTAACTTATGAAGAGGTGGTACAAGAAGTAGAAAACAAAAGAATGAACAACGATTTAATTTTAGGAATTGAAAGCAATGAAAAAGAATTAGTCGGATGGGTATTTCTGAAGGATATAGACTATGCACATGGAAGAGCTAGTATAGGAATTCTCCTATCTTCAGAATCTAGAGGTCACGGATATGGTCGAATGGCTATGGAGCAAATGATTGATCTAGGGTTTAAACAGCTTCGTCTAAATAAAATCTATTTAACCACAAGGGGAATAAACGAACAGGCCATTGCACTATATGAAAAGATTGGTTTTGTTACCGAAGGAAAATTAAGAAACCATGCCTATGTGGATGGGAAATACGTAGATACATATTTTATGGGTATATTAGCTTCAGAGTGGAATAAGTAA
- a CDS encoding alpha/beta fold hydrolase — protein sequence MKPSTIIIFPGWGMEKAAFQPIIKSLSTICNVLCTDWRGVKELSDFRERAIQLLISTPGTVYLMGWSLGSLVTLELANLYPNKIEGLILIGGTSRFINDMHNTFGWEQRIVERMKKQLQRNKEKTLTAFYNAMFTKSEKEEEFHHQFIEVVQRDYQGDSTYSLLKGLDYLLQKDVRMHLNQIQTPCLLIHGRDDQICLTESSSFIAERIGGKAQLCILEKAGHIPFFTKPHQCTQLIEKFLEKELIYD from the coding sequence ATGAAACCATCAACTATTATAATATTTCCCGGATGGGGAATGGAAAAAGCAGCGTTTCAACCAATCATAAAATCATTGTCTACTATATGTAACGTTTTGTGTACAGACTGGAGAGGCGTAAAAGAACTAAGTGACTTTAGAGAACGAGCAATCCAATTGCTTATTTCTACTCCAGGTACTGTTTATTTAATGGGTTGGTCATTAGGTTCTCTTGTAACGCTTGAACTTGCAAATTTATACCCTAACAAGATAGAAGGACTCATATTAATTGGCGGAACTAGTCGCTTTATAAACGACATGCATAATACATTTGGATGGGAGCAACGCATCGTTGAACGTATGAAAAAACAACTACAGCGTAATAAAGAAAAAACCCTTACTGCATTTTATAACGCCATGTTCACTAAATCTGAAAAAGAAGAAGAATTTCATCATCAATTTATTGAAGTTGTTCAGCGTGATTATCAAGGAGACAGTACGTACTCTCTCCTTAAAGGGCTAGATTATTTACTTCAAAAAGATGTTAGAATGCACCTCAATCAAATTCAAACTCCTTGTTTGTTGATCCATGGAAGAGATGATCAAATATGTTTGACTGAGTCTTCTTCTTTCATAGCTGAAAGAATTGGTGGAAAAGCGCAGCTGTGTATTTTAGAAAAAGCTGGCCATATTCCTTTTTTTACAAAGCCTCACCAATGTACGCAACTTATAGAGAAATTTCTCGAAAAGGAGCTCATTTATGATTAA
- a CDS encoding PTS sugar transporter subunit IIA, which yields MKDTTLGSVFKLPFDGYIVPLEEVPDAVFSSKMMGDGFAIEPTNNTLISPINGEVVSIFPTKHAIGLKTDQGLELLIHVGLETVNLNGKGFTCLIKEGEKVTQGTPLLKIDLNYIKENAKSLVTPIIFTNLSEHNQIQLLKTGYNEQGITNIIELASKKQ from the coding sequence ATGAAGGATACAACTTTAGGAAGCGTATTCAAACTTCCGTTTGATGGATATATTGTGCCTCTAGAAGAAGTCCCTGATGCTGTTTTTTCTTCAAAGATGATGGGAGACGGTTTTGCCATCGAACCAACTAATAATACTCTTATTTCTCCTATCAATGGGGAGGTTGTTAGCATCTTTCCTACAAAACATGCCATAGGTCTAAAAACAGATCAAGGTCTAGAGTTATTAATTCACGTAGGGTTAGAAACAGTGAACTTGAATGGGAAAGGGTTTACATGTCTAATTAAAGAGGGAGAAAAGGTTACACAAGGAACCCCGCTTTTAAAAATAGACCTAAACTACATTAAAGAAAATGCTAAATCACTTGTTACACCAATCATTTTTACAAATTTATCTGAACATAATCAAATACAGTTATTAAAAACAGGGTACAATGAGCAAGGTATAACAAATATTATTGAATTAGCTTCTAAAAAACAGTAA
- a CDS encoding sodium/glutamate symporter, whose translation MTVYTILVDFACASVLILIGMLLRAKFKFIQRSFIPASLLAGFLGLALGPSFLNVLPFSEDISSYAGIITIFVFAAVGINGFSFSPGNMKKDINRMGAYATYKILCIGLQMSIPIVFSILVISKFAPEINNGFGLLLAAGFYGGHGTAAAVGTTFENLGWENATDLGMTAATGGILAGIFGGLIFIKWATRKGYTHYVKDFSEISEDLKTGLVQPKNRTAMGNDTISPIAMDPLAFHLALLVVPSGLGYLLNNYIATAWGLEFPTFTIAFLIALLMYIFLGKGEKGVYKYVDSKIVDRLGSAATDFLVFFGVASIKLPIVVEYALPLGLLMLSGIVVVVVMLVVIGPAMNYESWFERSIFVYGYSTGVFAIGLTLLRIIDPNNKSKTLTDTAVVGPLNTPLELFAWSAGPVMLLSGQHWTFVGIFAGISILCFVIARIFKWWHWKVPLGERPPVPLDRNEGFIRISGEHIEK comes from the coding sequence ATGACTGTATATACGATACTAGTAGATTTTGCTTGTGCCAGCGTCCTGATTCTAATAGGCATGCTGCTTCGCGCAAAATTTAAATTTATTCAAAGAAGCTTCATTCCAGCAAGCTTATTGGCAGGTTTTTTAGGTTTAGCACTAGGACCTAGCTTTCTAAATGTTCTACCTTTTTCTGAAGATATTAGCTCCTATGCAGGAATCATCACCATCTTTGTGTTTGCGGCAGTTGGGATAAACGGGTTTTCTTTTTCACCAGGCAATATGAAAAAGGATATTAATCGAATGGGCGCATATGCCACTTATAAAATTCTTTGTATAGGTCTTCAAATGTCTATTCCAATTGTTTTTTCTATTTTAGTGATTTCAAAGTTTGCCCCGGAGATTAATAACGGATTTGGTTTGCTTTTAGCAGCCGGATTTTATGGAGGTCATGGAACGGCGGCAGCGGTAGGTACAACCTTTGAAAATTTAGGATGGGAAAATGCAACTGACTTAGGAATGACAGCTGCTACCGGCGGTATTTTAGCAGGTATTTTTGGTGGACTTATCTTTATAAAATGGGCAACGCGAAAAGGTTATACTCACTATGTGAAAGATTTTTCGGAAATTTCGGAGGATCTAAAAACAGGATTAGTTCAGCCTAAAAATAGAACGGCAATGGGGAATGACACGATTTCACCAATTGCCATGGATCCATTAGCTTTTCATTTAGCATTATTAGTTGTGCCGTCAGGTTTGGGCTATCTATTAAATAACTATATTGCTACTGCTTGGGGACTAGAATTCCCAACGTTTACAATAGCATTTTTGATAGCACTGCTTATGTACATATTTCTAGGCAAAGGAGAAAAAGGCGTTTACAAATACGTTGATAGTAAGATAGTCGATCGTTTAGGAAGTGCAGCAACCGATTTTCTTGTATTTTTCGGTGTAGCGTCAATTAAATTACCGATTGTGGTTGAATATGCACTTCCGCTTGGTTTATTAATGCTTTCAGGCATAGTAGTAGTGGTGGTGATGTTAGTCGTAATTGGACCTGCTATGAACTATGAAAGCTGGTTTGAACGTTCTATATTCGTGTATGGCTACTCAACAGGTGTATTCGCTATCGGACTTACATTACTAAGAATTATTGATCCTAACAATAAATCAAAAACACTTACAGACACAGCGGTAGTTGGACCGCTTAATACGCCATTAGAATTATTTGCATGGTCAGCGGGGCCTGTTATGCTGCTAAGCGGACAGCACTGGACGTTTGTTGGAATTTTTGCAGGCATATCAATTCTATGTTTCGTCATCGCTCGAATCTTCAAATGGTGGCACTGGAAGGTTCCTTTAGGCGAGCGTCCTCCTGTTCCATTAGATAGAAATGAAGGCTTTATTCGGATATCGGGAGAACATATTGAAAAATAA
- a CDS encoding alanine dehydrogenase: MIFGVLKDNKVGEYRVIMTPVEAAAIKDDGHTVLVQKDAGVLAGFTNEQYEKEGAEIVETTEEMYERCDFIAKVKEIEENEYKLLKENQIIYTCIHPAAHKEQVQAILDSKCIAFTAEDSHRFGSVNCEAAGKQGALMGLQAMLTINGGKGKFVSGLAGAPGMKVLILGGGLVGRSALQVLHSLGAWCTVMDINYGTLRDIGKTYNEKVNTQLSTKQNIKKLLPEIDMVINCVKWPKEREDYLIDRDMLNLMEKGSVIVDISNDTDGAIESFRETTHENPTYIENGVVHYCVSNIPGAIANSTSVAYAASVLPHIQSILNSGVKSACIKDGFLRRSLTAYKGYLTHEETSAIQNRPWIKPEDVLHIKEEKLDPAPPATSTRSTNFLSM, translated from the coding sequence ATGATATTTGGTGTATTGAAAGATAATAAAGTGGGAGAGTATCGAGTAATTATGACGCCTGTGGAGGCTGCTGCTATTAAAGATGATGGTCATACGGTTCTTGTTCAAAAAGATGCGGGCGTACTAGCGGGATTTACGAATGAACAGTATGAAAAAGAAGGGGCGGAAATAGTAGAAACAACAGAAGAGATGTATGAAAGATGTGACTTTATCGCAAAAGTTAAAGAAATTGAAGAAAATGAGTATAAGCTGCTTAAGGAAAATCAAATTATCTATACGTGTATACATCCAGCTGCACACAAAGAGCAGGTACAAGCTATACTTGATAGCAAATGTATTGCGTTCACAGCAGAGGATTCTCATAGATTTGGTTCAGTTAACTGTGAAGCAGCGGGAAAACAAGGTGCATTAATGGGTCTGCAGGCTATGCTGACGATTAACGGCGGGAAAGGGAAATTTGTTAGTGGCTTAGCCGGAGCCCCTGGTATGAAGGTACTTATCCTTGGAGGAGGACTAGTAGGAAGGTCGGCGCTGCAGGTGCTACATTCTTTAGGCGCGTGGTGTACTGTAATGGATATCAATTACGGAACATTAAGAGATATTGGCAAAACGTATAATGAAAAAGTAAATACGCAGCTATCAACTAAGCAAAATATTAAAAAATTGCTTCCTGAAATTGATATGGTGATTAACTGTGTTAAATGGCCAAAGGAACGCGAAGATTATTTAATAGATCGTGATATGCTCAATTTAATGGAAAAAGGATCAGTTATTGTAGATATTAGCAATGATACTGACGGTGCGATTGAGTCCTTCCGTGAAACAACTCATGAAAATCCTACATATATCGAAAATGGTGTCGTTCATTATTGTGTCAGCAATATTCCTGGAGCTATTGCTAATTCTACTTCTGTAGCTTATGCGGCATCTGTATTGCCACATATCCAATCTATCCTAAATTCAGGTGTGAAATCAGCCTGTATTAAAGACGGATTTTTAAGACGAAGCTTAACCGCTTATAAAGGATACCTTACACATGAAGAAACAAGTGCTATCCAAAATAGACCTTGGATCAAACCAGAAGACGTATTACATATAAAAGAAGAAAAACTAGACCCAGCACCACCGGCTACATCAACAAGATCAACTAATTTTTTAAGCATGTAA
- the bioF gene encoding 8-amino-7-oxononanoate synthase has product MYWEEDIKRELAYLDEIFQKRHLVTTEFAEQPWLTVNGRKMLNLASNNYLGYAGDSGLKKTMSDAVMTYGVGATASRLIVGNHFLYEKAERALVNWKKAEAGLIINSGYNANLGIVSALVPRNGFIFSDKLNHASIIDGALLSRAKLQRYRHNDMNHLENLLKKVPLESRKLVVTDTVFSMDGDFAKLKELVKLKEQYNALLMVDEAHASGVYGRNGEGYAHFLNLQDKIDIQMGTFSKALGSFGAYVTGKQWLIDYLKNRMRGLIYSTALPPAILGAITAAIEKVQQDTERRALLQEHALFFRKALTYEGFNTCNSQSQIIPILTGENKRTMQFAERLQKEGIAAIAVRPPTVPENKARIRFTVTADHTREDLDWAIKRISLIGKEMSVIQ; this is encoded by the coding sequence TTGTATTGGGAAGAAGATATTAAGAGAGAACTTGCCTATTTAGATGAAATTTTTCAAAAACGGCACCTTGTTACTACAGAATTTGCTGAACAACCATGGCTTACAGTCAATGGACGTAAAATGTTAAACCTTGCCTCTAATAACTATTTAGGCTATGCAGGAGATAGTGGACTGAAGAAAACAATGAGTGATGCTGTGATGACGTATGGAGTAGGAGCAACAGCTTCACGCTTAATAGTAGGAAATCACTTCCTTTACGAGAAAGCAGAAAGAGCCCTTGTTAATTGGAAAAAAGCTGAGGCAGGACTTATTATCAATAGTGGTTATAATGCAAACCTAGGAATCGTCTCAGCCTTGGTTCCGCGTAATGGCTTCATCTTCAGCGATAAGTTAAATCATGCAAGTATCATTGATGGGGCCCTACTAAGCCGTGCAAAACTTCAACGCTATCGCCATAACGATATGAACCATCTAGAAAATTTATTAAAAAAAGTTCCCTTAGAGTCACGGAAGTTAGTTGTAACAGATACTGTTTTCAGCATGGATGGTGATTTCGCCAAGCTCAAGGAGCTTGTTAAATTAAAAGAGCAATATAACGCCCTACTAATGGTTGATGAGGCTCATGCAAGCGGTGTATACGGAAGAAATGGTGAAGGATATGCACATTTTCTTAATCTGCAAGATAAAATTGATATTCAAATGGGAACGTTTAGTAAAGCGCTAGGGTCATTTGGAGCTTATGTTACGGGAAAACAGTGGCTCATAGATTATTTGAAAAATAGAATGCGAGGACTCATTTATTCAACTGCTCTTCCCCCTGCTATACTCGGTGCAATAACGGCTGCAATTGAAAAGGTGCAACAAGACACAGAGCGCCGCGCACTTCTTCAAGAACATGCACTATTTTTTAGGAAGGCACTTACATACGAAGGATTTAACACATGTAATAGTCAATCTCAAATCATTCCAATTTTAACGGGAGAAAACAAAAGAACAATGCAGTTTGCAGAGCGTTTACAGAAAGAAGGAATTGCTGCTATTGCAGTTAGGCCTCCTACTGTTCCTGAAAATAAAGCAAGAATTCGTTTTACTGTAACAGCCGATCATACGCGAGAAGATTTAGATTGGGCCATAAAGAGAATTTCTCTAATTGGAAAAGAAATGAGTGTGATTCAATGA
- a CDS encoding PadR family transcriptional regulator, with the protein MNVQFKKGVLELCVLVLLDKKDRYGYELVQKISDQIEISEGSVYPLLRRLTKEEYFTTYLKESTEGPSRKYYQLTDKGREYLYELIDEWNEFSRGVNQLIKEGVNNVEE; encoded by the coding sequence GTGAACGTGCAATTTAAAAAAGGAGTTTTAGAGCTTTGTGTCCTTGTATTACTGGATAAGAAAGACCGCTATGGATATGAATTAGTTCAAAAAATCTCCGATCAAATTGAAATATCAGAAGGGTCGGTATATCCTCTTCTGCGCCGATTAACAAAAGAAGAATATTTTACAACGTATTTAAAGGAATCTACAGAAGGTCCTTCAAGGAAATATTATCAGCTTACCGATAAAGGCAGGGAGTATTTATACGAACTTATCGATGAATGGAATGAGTTTTCAAGAGGTGTTAATCAATTAATCAAAGAAGGTGTGAACAATGTCGAAGAGTAA
- a CDS encoding CPBP family intramembrane glutamic endopeptidase: MKNYLNLEEGKNSWKRYVSTTILASVFMLLGSIIYIIAEMIMVAADESGKSYVDFDSGLAVGINANLDFLLSHIMYICWIFGLWIGIRFIHKRKMKSLITANKRVNWKKVIWSFGAFSLLLIVSQLIDVVFNHSDYSWNHVSLKEYVLLVLITLLLVPIQTTTEELFFRGLLLQWVSKKVKRPILLAIIVGLMFSIGHFANPEMNKSIILVGLDYIVAGFALTYIAVKTKSLEITIGAHAANNMFLALFLTTNDSVFGSIPSLFKVANTEPGANLIWSIVMFSVFYILCRGKIKKEEAADKDQLIA; encoded by the coding sequence ATGAAAAACTATTTAAATTTGGAAGAAGGAAAAAATAGCTGGAAGCGTTATGTAAGTACAACAATCCTTGCTTCTGTGTTTATGCTGTTAGGATCCATTATTTATATTATTGCTGAAATGATAATGGTTGCAGCTGATGAAAGTGGAAAATCATATGTTGATTTTGATAGCGGATTAGCTGTAGGAATCAATGCTAATCTTGATTTTCTGTTGTCTCATATTATGTACATATGCTGGATTTTTGGTTTATGGATCGGGATTCGTTTTATTCACAAACGAAAAATGAAATCACTAATCACTGCTAACAAACGTGTGAACTGGAAGAAAGTAATATGGTCTTTTGGAGCTTTTAGTCTGTTACTAATCGTTTCACAGTTAATTGATGTCGTGTTTAACCACTCGGATTATTCATGGAATCATGTAAGTTTAAAAGAGTATGTCCTGTTAGTACTGATTACGCTTTTGTTAGTACCTATTCAAACAACAACGGAGGAGCTGTTTTTTAGAGGACTTCTTCTTCAATGGGTGAGTAAGAAAGTGAAGCGTCCAATTTTACTTGCTATTATTGTTGGGCTAATGTTTTCAATAGGTCATTTTGCTAATCCCGAAATGAATAAATCCATTATATTGGTGGGACTAGATTATATTGTAGCTGGTTTTGCTCTTACATATATCGCGGTTAAAACAAAAAGCTTAGAAATTACCATTGGCGCACACGCAGCCAACAACATGTTTCTCGCTCTGTTCCTTACAACGAATGATTCTGTTTTCGGGTCTATACCGAGTTTGTTTAAGGTAGCTAACACTGAGCCAGGAGCTAACCTTATTTGGTCGATTGTTATGTTCAGTGTTTTCTATATCTTATGTAGAGGGAAGATAAAAAAGGAAGAAGCAGCTGACAAAGATCAGCTTATTGCTTAA